A single window of Pyrus communis chromosome 10, drPyrComm1.1, whole genome shotgun sequence DNA harbors:
- the LOC137748495 gene encoding uncharacterized protein, translating into MDPQAFIRLSIGSLGLRIPGTPFKSEKSCIHAFSSQYSCEIRLRGFPMQTASIPLVSSPEATTTPDSLSMASSFYLEESDIKALLEPGCFYNPHSCLEIAIFTGKKGSHCGVGNKRQQIGTYKLEVGPEWGQGRPVVLFCGWIAIGKNKHESGKLSAELHLRIRLDPDPRYVFQFDDVTKVSPQVVQLQGSFKQPIFSCKFIRDRVPQVDPLNTYWSGAANNPDLETERRERKGWKVTIHDLSGSAVAAAFITTPFVPATGCDWVARSNPGAWLIVSPDPCRPDSWQPWGKLEAWRERGIRDTVCCRFRLLSECQEAVELFMSEIRINAEKGGEFFIDTDRQMRAVAAAAASASPIPSPQSSGDFAGLYPFVGGFVMSCRVQGEGKASKPSVQLAMRHVTCVEDAAIFMALAAAVDLSIEACRPFRRKFRKPSCPSI; encoded by the exons ATGGATCCTCAGGCTTTTATTAGGTTGTCAATAGGCTCACTTGGACTAAGGATTCCTGGAACACCTTTCAAGTCTGAAAAATCTTGTATTCATGCATTCTCTTCCCAGTATTCGTGTGAAATTCGCCTTCGAGGATTCCCTATGCAGACAGCATCAATTCCCTTAGTTTCTTCCCCTGAAGCTACTACTACACCTGATTCTCTCAGCATGGCCTCGAGTTTTTATCTTGAAGAATCGGATATTAAAGCGCTGCTGGAACCTGGCTGTTTCTACAATCCTCATTCCTGTCTGGAGATTGCTATTTTCACAGGGAAGAAGGGATCCCACTGTGGTGTAGGGAACAAAAGGCAGCAAATTGGGACATATAAGCTGGAGGTTGGTCCCGAATGGGGCCAAGGAAGGCCAGTGGTTCTTTTCTGTGGATGGATAGCTATCGGCAAAAACAAGCACGAAAGCGGAAAATTGAGTGCAGAGCTTCATTTGAGAATAAGACTAGATCCTGATCCAAGATATGTTTTCCAGTTTGACGATGTGACAAAAGTTAGTCCTCAGGTTGTTCAGCTTCAAGGCTCCTTTAAACAGCCTATTTTCAGCTGCAAGTTCATCCGAGACAG GGTTCCCCAGGTGGATCCATTGAACACATACTGGTCAGGTGCTGCTAACAATCCTGATCTGGAAacagagagaagggagagaaagggatggaaggTGACAATACATGATCTCTCTGGCTCGGCTGTTGCAGCAGCCTTTATAACAACTCCATTTGTTCCGGCAACAGGTTGTGATTGGGTTGCAAGGTCCAACCCAGGAGCTTGGTTGATTGTTAGTCCTGATCCTTGCAGGCCTGATAGCTGGCAGCCATGGGGAAAACTTGAAGCATGGCGTGAGCGTGGCATCAGAGACACTGTTTGCTGCCGATTTCGCCTTCTGTCAGAATGCCAGGAGGCCGTGGAGCTCTTCATGTCTGAAATCCGCATCAATGCTGAAAAGGGTGGGGAGTTTTTCATAGACACAGACAGACAGATGCGGGCAGTAGCAGCGGCAGCAGCATCCGCCAGTCCGATACCAAGCCCACAAAGCAGTGGAGACTTTGCAGGTTTATATCCATTTGTAGGTGGTTTCGTCATGAGCTGTAGAGTGCAAGGGGAAGGAAAAGCCAGCAAGCCATCGGTACAACTAGCCATGAGGcatgtgacatgtgtggaggaTGCCGCCATCTTCATGGCTCTTGCAGCTGCCGTCGATCTTAGCATTGAGGCATGTAGGCCCTTCCGTCGGAAGTTCAGGAAACCCTCCTGCCCTTCTATATGA
- the LOC137747965 gene encoding glycine-rich protein A3-like, producing MGGGTGNNDESTDRGLFSNLAGFASGHLARPGSHHGYPQGGYPPQAVYPPQGGYPPQGGYPPSGGYPPSGYPPGPPPAGYPPAAHPAPGGYPPAGYPGPSAPHHSVSILADENIYITGRGSSGMGMGAMLAGGAAAAAAGYGVHHLVHGSHHGGGYGHGGYGGFGYGKFKHGKHGKFKHGKHGKFKKWK from the exons ATGGGAGGGGGAACAGGAAACAACGACGAGTCTACTGACAGAGGGCTATTTTCAAATCTTGCTGGATTTGCTTCTGGACACCTTGCACGACCTGGATCACACCATGGATATCCCCAAGGTGGATATCCTCCCCAAGCTGTGTACCCTCCTCAAGGCGGTTACCCTCCCCAAGGTGGATACCCTCCTTCCGGTGGGTACCCTCCATCTGGGTATCCTCCTGGACCTCCCCCCGCAGGATATCCACCAGCAGCCCATCCGGCCCCTGGTGGATATCCACCAGCCGGTTATCCAGGTCCATCAGCTCCACATCATTCAG TTTCGATTTTAGCTGacgaaaatatatatattacagGACGTGGATCATCCGGTATGGGGATGGGGGCCATGTTAGCTGGGGGTGCTGCTGCCGCAGCTGCTGGTTACGGAGTTCACCATCTTGTGCATGGGAGTCACCATGGTGGCGGATACGGTCATGGTGGCTATGGGGGGTTCGGTTATGGAAAGTTCAAACATGGGAAACATGGAAAGTTTAAGCATGGGAAACATGGCAAGTTCAAGAAATGGAAGTAA